Proteins encoded by one window of Caloranaerobacter sp. TR13:
- the purC gene encoding phosphoribosylaminoimidazolesuccinocarboxamide synthase gives MKKEFVYEGKAKRVYKTDDEKVYLIEYKDDATAFNGEKKGTIENKGIINNKMSAMLFELLEKAGIETHFVRLIDERQMLVKAVEIVPIEVIVRNVAAGSLAKRLGFKEGIQLETTVLEFCYKNDELGDPLINDYHIQALKLADKEELEAIKEKALKINEILVKFFEKIGLKLIDFKLEFGRYDGRIILADEISPDTCRLWDKESNQKMDKDRFRRDLGKVEDAYREVLRRVEEVL, from the coding sequence ATGAAAAAAGAATTTGTTTATGAAGGTAAGGCGAAAAGAGTTTATAAAACTGATGATGAGAAAGTATATTTGATTGAATACAAAGACGATGCAACTGCATTTAATGGAGAAAAGAAAGGAACAATAGAAAACAAAGGCATTATAAATAATAAAATGTCAGCAATGCTTTTTGAATTATTAGAGAAAGCTGGAATAGAAACACATTTTGTAAGATTAATAGATGAAAGGCAGATGCTTGTTAAAGCTGTAGAAATTGTACCAATAGAAGTTATTGTTAGAAATGTTGCAGCAGGTTCTTTAGCAAAAAGACTTGGATTTAAAGAAGGAATACAGTTAGAAACTACAGTTCTTGAATTTTGCTATAAAAATGATGAGTTAGGTGATCCATTAATTAATGACTATCATATACAAGCATTAAAACTTGCAGATAAGGAAGAATTAGAAGCTATAAAGGAAAAGGCATTAAAAATAAACGAGATATTAGTAAAGTTTTTCGAAAAGATTGGTTTAAAACTTATAGATTTCAAATTGGAGTTTGGAAGATATGATGGTAGAATTATTTTAGCTGATGAAATATCACCAGACACATGCAGATTATGGGATAAAGAATCAAATCAAAAAATGGATAAAGATAGGTTTAGAAGAGATTTAGGTAAAGTAGAGGACGCTTATAGAGAAGTATTAAGGAGAGTAGAGGAGGTTTTATAA